The Rhodoferax sediminis genome has a segment encoding these proteins:
- a CDS encoding PDDEXK nuclease domain-containing protein, producing MNQPVPPSHYPALLADIKQRIGQAQTRAMLAVNAELIRLYWEIGQMLDARQKLKGWGAAVIPRLARDIRNELPEVKGFSERNIKRMLAFYREYPALQFVPQAVAQIESAGKVPQPVALFPAELLASIPWGHHLLLMEKIKDAATRRWYMQATLAQGWSRSVLQMQIETSAHARQGKTTSNFALRLPPPQSDLVQQTLKDPYLFDFLTLEEPFHERELETGLIRHLEKFLLELGQGFAFVGRQYHVAVGEQDFYIDLLFYHLRLRCYIVIELKRGAFKPEYAGKMNFYCSVVDDVLRHTQDAPTIGLILCQQQNEVIAEYALRGVDKPIGISTFELTRALPAELASKLPSIEQIEQELGGGPV from the coding sequence ATGAATCAACCAGTCCCCCCATCGCATTACCCCGCGCTGCTGGCCGACATTAAGCAGCGCATCGGGCAGGCCCAGACACGGGCGATGCTGGCCGTCAATGCCGAGCTGATTCGCCTGTATTGGGAGATTGGCCAGATGCTGGATGCGCGGCAGAAGCTTAAAGGCTGGGGCGCCGCGGTCATCCCCAGACTGGCGCGGGATATTCGCAACGAGTTGCCCGAAGTCAAAGGGTTCTCGGAGCGCAATATCAAGCGCATGCTGGCGTTTTACCGCGAGTATCCCGCGCTGCAATTTGTGCCACAAGCCGTGGCACAAATTGAATCGGCTGGAAAAGTGCCACAGCCCGTGGCACTTTTCCCGGCCGAATTGCTTGCGTCCATCCCATGGGGACACCACCTGCTGCTGATGGAGAAGATCAAGGATGCAGCAACACGCAGGTGGTACATGCAGGCAACCCTGGCCCAAGGCTGGAGCCGCAGTGTCTTGCAAATGCAGATCGAGACGAGCGCCCACGCACGCCAAGGCAAGACGACCAGCAACTTCGCGCTGCGGTTGCCACCGCCGCAGTCTGATCTGGTGCAGCAAACCCTGAAAGACCCCTACCTGTTCGACTTCCTGACGTTAGAAGAGCCGTTCCACGAGCGGGAATTGGAAACCGGGCTGATCCGGCATCTGGAAAAATTCCTGCTGGAACTGGGACAGGGATTCGCCTTTGTCGGGCGCCAGTACCACGTGGCGGTTGGCGAGCAGGACTTTTACATCGACCTGCTGTTCTATCACTTGCGGCTGCGGTGCTACATCGTCATAGAGCTCAAGCGCGGCGCGTTCAAGCCGGAATACGCCGGCAAGATGAACTTCTATTGCAGCGTGGTGGATGATGTGCTCAGGCACACGCAAGATGCGCCGACTATCGGACTGATCCTGTGCCAGCAGCAAAACGAAGTCATTGCCGAGTATGCCCTGCGCGGCGTGGACAAGCCAATTGGCATCTCCACCTTCGAGCTGACCCGCGCGCTGCCGGCCGAACTGGCGTCGAAACTGCCCAGCATCGAGCAGATTGAACAGGAACTGGGCGGCGGACCTGTTTGA
- a CDS encoding helicase-related protein produces the protein MAFTPAQNHHGIKDNHHRGRVADFLSSKITQGSHLSVVSAYFTIYAYEALSQQLDGVESLQFLFGEPRFIHALDPDKTDKKAFKIEDEGLELANRLQQKEVARRCAEWIKNKVEIRSIRETNLLHGKLYHIDDGRREHALMGSSNFTRRGLGLSTAPNIELNMVVDSDRDRADLKVWFDELWSDTALVEDVKAKVLEYLAQLYVDHSPEFIYFKTLFHVFEKFLSGQEEAAQFFDNTAITDTDIWKALFEFQKDGVKGAIQKINTHNGCILADSVGLGKTYSALAVIKYFELRNHRVLVLCPKKLRENWTVYLAQNASQLNPFLKDRFAYTVLSHTDLSRESGYAGDIDLGALNWGNFDLIVIDESHNFRNNVKGKRDEEGNIVKKSRYERLMQDIIQAGVKTKVMLLSATPVNNDLKDLRNQLYLVSEGQDHALFPSTGIASIKQTLDTAQKTFSEWAKRAGERNPKDLMDRLPAGFFTLLDELTIARSRKHIQKYYRASLAQIGHFPKRTKPVSIYSDIDKKHRFPTYDKLNEEIEKYQLSLFKPSTYVLPQFKDQYQGEVNVRNFSQETREKFLIGMMKVNFLKRLESSVKSFAITMERTVGKIENLEERLSAYQKLRNGRAEDLQATLFLMEAEEDEELREAFEVGTLKYHMEHMDVDRWLADLSADKQQLSMLAESAGGVGPERDAKLEELKTLIKTKTTHPSTNNRGEANRKVIVFCAFADTAAYLYEQLEAWATQSLKLNIALVSGGARPNRSTFGKADFNQILTNFAPRAKQRDKMPSMPQDGEIDILIATDCISEGQNLQDCDLLVNYDIHWNPVRIIQRFGRIDRIGSPNASIQLVNFWPTPDLNKYINLKNRVEARMALVDISASNGDASGLDRLPAADRDVQKRGDESLLTPQRAEHSTAGSSGRYDCSGEVSGIGKEKINNTGGEFDDGPLVDFGCGRGPHDRYRLPVGKYIACGCYALPGWTRKTGRRRLA, from the coding sequence ATGGCATTCACCCCGGCACAGAATCACCACGGCATCAAGGACAACCACCATCGTGGCCGAGTCGCCGACTTTCTTTCCAGCAAGATCACTCAAGGCAGTCACCTGTCGGTGGTGTCGGCCTATTTCACCATCTACGCCTACGAGGCGCTGAGCCAGCAGCTCGACGGCGTAGAGTCTCTGCAGTTCCTGTTTGGCGAGCCGCGCTTCATTCACGCCCTTGACCCCGACAAGACGGACAAGAAGGCCTTCAAGATAGAAGACGAAGGCCTGGAGCTGGCCAACCGCCTGCAGCAGAAGGAAGTGGCGCGGCGCTGTGCCGAGTGGATCAAGAACAAGGTCGAAATCCGTTCTATCCGCGAGACCAACCTGCTGCACGGCAAGCTGTATCACATTGACGACGGGCGGCGCGAACACGCCCTCATGGGCAGCTCCAACTTCACGCGAAGGGGGCTGGGCCTCTCGACCGCACCGAACATCGAGCTCAACATGGTCGTCGATAGCGACCGCGACCGCGCGGACCTGAAAGTCTGGTTTGACGAATTGTGGTCGGACACTGCTCTGGTGGAAGATGTCAAAGCCAAGGTGCTGGAATATCTTGCTCAGCTCTATGTCGATCATTCTCCGGAGTTCATCTACTTCAAGACCCTGTTCCATGTCTTTGAAAAGTTCCTTTCGGGGCAGGAAGAAGCGGCGCAATTCTTTGACAACACCGCCATCACCGACACCGACATCTGGAAGGCCTTGTTTGAATTCCAGAAAGACGGCGTCAAGGGCGCTATCCAGAAAATCAACACCCACAACGGCTGCATCCTGGCCGACAGCGTGGGCCTGGGTAAAACCTATTCGGCGCTCGCCGTCATCAAATATTTCGAGCTGCGTAACCATCGCGTACTGGTGCTGTGTCCGAAAAAACTTCGTGAGAACTGGACGGTATACCTTGCGCAAAACGCCAGCCAGTTGAACCCCTTTCTCAAAGACCGCTTTGCCTACACCGTGCTGTCCCACACCGACCTGTCACGCGAGTCGGGCTACGCTGGTGACATTGATCTGGGCGCGCTGAACTGGGGCAACTTTGACCTGATCGTCATCGACGAGTCGCACAACTTCCGCAACAACGTCAAAGGCAAACGCGACGAAGAGGGGAACATTGTCAAGAAGAGCCGCTACGAGCGCCTGATGCAAGACATCATTCAGGCCGGCGTCAAAACCAAGGTAATGCTGCTCTCGGCTACACCGGTCAACAACGACCTGAAGGACCTGCGCAACCAGCTCTATTTGGTATCCGAAGGCCAGGACCACGCCCTGTTCCCATCCACCGGTATCGCCAGCATCAAGCAGACACTCGATACCGCACAGAAGACCTTTAGTGAATGGGCCAAGCGTGCCGGCGAGCGCAACCCGAAAGATCTGATGGACCGCCTGCCAGCAGGTTTTTTCACTTTGCTGGATGAGCTGACTATTGCCCGCTCACGCAAGCACATTCAGAAATACTATCGTGCGTCCTTGGCACAAATCGGCCACTTCCCCAAGCGGACCAAGCCAGTTTCCATTTACTCGGACATCGACAAAAAACACCGCTTCCCCACCTATGACAAGCTGAATGAGGAGATTGAAAAATACCAACTCTCTTTGTTCAAACCGTCCACTTATGTTCTGCCCCAGTTCAAGGACCAGTACCAGGGCGAAGTCAATGTACGCAACTTCAGCCAGGAGACGCGTGAGAAATTCCTGATCGGCATGATGAAGGTCAATTTTCTCAAGCGGTTAGAAAGTTCAGTGAAATCGTTTGCCATCACGATGGAGCGCACCGTGGGCAAGATTGAGAATCTGGAGGAGCGCCTTAGCGCCTACCAAAAACTGCGCAACGGGAGGGCAGAGGATTTACAAGCCACCCTGTTCCTCATGGAGGCCGAAGAAGACGAAGAACTGCGCGAGGCCTTCGAGGTGGGCACGCTCAAATACCACATGGAGCACATGGACGTGGACCGTTGGCTGGCCGACCTGTCGGCCGACAAACAGCAACTGTCCATGCTCGCGGAGAGTGCGGGTGGCGTTGGTCCGGAACGCGACGCCAAGCTGGAGGAACTCAAGACCCTGATCAAAACCAAAACCACCCACCCCAGCACCAACAACCGGGGTGAAGCTAACCGCAAGGTCATCGTGTTCTGCGCATTTGCCGACACGGCGGCTTATCTGTATGAACAACTGGAAGCTTGGGCCACGCAGTCGCTCAAGCTCAATATCGCGTTGGTCTCCGGCGGCGCGCGCCCCAACCGCAGCACCTTCGGCAAGGCAGACTTCAATCAGATACTCACCAACTTCGCGCCCCGCGCCAAACAGCGCGACAAGATGCCCAGCATGCCGCAGGACGGCGAGATCGATATCCTGATCGCCACCGACTGCATCTCGGAGGGTCAGAACCTGCAAGACTGCGACCTGCTGGTCAACTACGACATCCACTGGAATCCGGTGCGCATCATCCAGCGCTTTGGCCGAATAGACCGTATCGGCAGTCCCAACGCCAGCATTCAGCTTGTCAACTTCTGGCCCACGCCCGACCTGAACAAGTACATCAACCTGAAAAACCGCGTCGAAGCGCGCATGGCACTGGTAGATATATCGGCCAGCAACGGTGATGCAAGCGGATTGGACCGGCTGCCTGCAGCGGATCGAGATGTTCAAAAACGTGGTGATGAATCCCTACTCACACCCCAGCGCGCCGAACATTCCACGGCAGGAAGTAGTGGACGCTACGACTGCAGTGGAGAGGTTTCTGGAATTGGTAAGGAAAAAATAAACAACACAGGAGGAGAATTTGATGACGGACCACTTGTTGATTTTGGGTGCGGGCGTGGACCGCACGACCGGTATCGACTTCCCGTTGGCAAATACATTGCTTGCGGATGTTACGCGCTACCTGGATGGACCCGGAAAACCGGTAGACGACGCCTTGCGTGA
- a CDS encoding histone deacetylase family protein produces the protein MLTLYNDQHALHHGKTEMFRGELVPCFEVPARADYVLQELKRRGLGTIEAPGAFDDAAITRVHAPRYIEFLRLAWAEWVALDPANAQRDALPSYWPIRGFRSDVLPASFAARMGLFSFDAGTPLTAGTWAAARAGAACAFTAARRLLQGERATFALTRPPGHHAGADFFGGYCFLNNAAIAAQTLRDAGVQRVAVLDIDYHHGNGTQAIFYERADVQFTSIHGDPHTEYPYYLGYADERGAGAGLGFNHNLPLARGSDFSAWRAALHTALQGVAAVKPGALVVSLGLDTFVGDPISGFTLQSADYLQVGADLARAGLPTVFVFEGGYAVAEVGVNAVNVLEGFAQAAG, from the coding sequence ATGCTGACCCTCTACAACGACCAGCACGCCCTGCACCATGGCAAGACCGAAATGTTCCGCGGCGAACTCGTGCCGTGCTTCGAAGTACCGGCGCGTGCCGACTACGTGCTGCAGGAACTCAAGCGGCGCGGCCTCGGCACGATCGAGGCGCCGGGCGCGTTCGATGACGCGGCCATCACGCGCGTGCATGCGCCGCGCTACATCGAGTTTTTGCGGCTCGCCTGGGCTGAGTGGGTCGCGCTCGACCCGGCCAACGCGCAGCGCGATGCGCTGCCCTCGTACTGGCCCATCCGCGGTTTTCGCAGCGACGTGTTGCCCGCCAGTTTTGCGGCACGCATGGGCCTGTTCTCTTTCGACGCGGGCACGCCACTGACCGCGGGCACCTGGGCCGCCGCGCGCGCTGGCGCCGCCTGCGCGTTCACGGCCGCACGGCGCCTGCTGCAAGGCGAGCGCGCGACCTTTGCGCTTACCCGTCCGCCCGGCCACCATGCGGGCGCCGACTTCTTTGGCGGCTACTGCTTTCTGAACAACGCGGCAATCGCGGCGCAAACCCTGCGCGATGCGGGCGTGCAGCGCGTCGCGGTGCTCGACATCGACTACCACCACGGCAACGGCACGCAGGCGATCTTCTACGAGCGCGCCGACGTGCAGTTCACCAGCATTCACGGCGACCCGCACACCGAGTATCCGTACTACCTGGGCTATGCCGACGAGCGCGGTGCCGGCGCCGGGCTCGGCTTCAACCACAACCTGCCGCTGGCGCGCGGCAGCGACTTTTCCGCATGGCGCGCCGCCCTGCACACAGCGCTGCAGGGCGTTGCCGCCGTCAAGCCCGGCGCGCTGGTAGTCTCGCTCGGGCTCGACACCTTCGTGGGCGACCCGATCTCGGGCTTCACGCTGCAAAGCGCGGACTACCTGCAGGTCGGCGCCGATCTGGCGCGCGCGGGCCTGCCCACCGTGTTCGTCTTCGAGGGCGGCTACGCGGTGGCAGAGGTCGGCGTCAATGCGGTCAATGTGCTCGAAGGGTTCGCGCAGGCGGCTGGCTGA
- the uvrA gene encoding excinuclease ABC subunit UvrA, with the protein MPQGLIRIRGARQHNLKNLDLDIRTGELTVVTGPSGSGKSSLVFDTLYAEGQRRYVETFSAYARQFLDRMDKPAVDKVEGVPPAIAIDQTNPVRSSRSTVGTMTELNDHLKLLFARAAQLFDRATALPVRHDSPETIYAQILERVAAFAVDPRLVFTFPVELPANTSPEEIEQWLSASGFTKVQAERVVGARKVLDVVADRFRIGSTEKARVVEAIEVALKRGSGRLNVYVVGSDLLSPAASGEMWRFSTGLHCPESDLRYTDPIPSMFSFNSPVGACETCRGFGRVIGVDYGLVIPNDKLTLRAGAIKPMQTPAWQECQDDLMRHAEAAGIPRDTPYARLTPEHQHWVINGSPNWNGKWNQHWFGVKRFFEYLETKSYKMHIRVLLSKYRSYTRCDTCGGARLKLESLLWRIGSKLDADAVLEPSRRFMPQGVAWSRAQLEALPGLCLHDLMLLPIDRLRRFFDRMTLDPSSHASAGDTQALKLLYEEITTRLKYLCDVGIGYLTLDRQSRTLSGGEVQRINLTTALGTSLVNTLFVLDEPSIGLHPRDMHRIIEAMQRLRDAGNTLVVVEHDPAVMLAADRMIDMGPGPGERGGQIVFDGTTEELRHADTLTGAYLGGRKQVGMGFKRMVLDATPRLILEGAREHNLDNVSVEFPLQRLVCVTGVSGSGKSTLIQDVLAPALLRHFGKSTESAGLHDRLLGADHLSEVVFVDQSPIGKTARSNPASYVGAWDTVRELFANAALSRQRGYTASKFSFNSGDGRCPTCGGSGFEHVEMQFLSDVYLRCPDCDGKRYRPEILEVTIERPSTGSGQTRSMNVADVLDLTVSEAATLFATDRDVIRALQPIVDVGLEYVKLGQPVPTLSGGEAQRLKLAGFLAEAARSASASRQPMARRGTLFLFDEPTTGLHFDDIAKLMRALRKLLDAGHSLVVIEHNLDVIRASDWLIDMGPEGGDAGGRIVAVGTPEEVRLHPTSHTGKALRDYERSLGLGAHTAEEGVPLQTLVRARRARVASDDAIQIVNAREHNLKSLSVNIPRGKFSVVTGVSGSGKSTLAFDILFNEGQRRYLESLNAYARSIVQPAGRPEVDAVYGIPPTVAIEQRLSRGGRKSTVGTTTEVWHFLRLLYVKLGVQHCIHDGAAVAPQTPDSIAAQLLTSFRGQHIGLLAPLVLNRKGVYTELADWARPRGYTHLRVDGNFLPTTGFPRIDRFKEHTIELPVASLDVAPENEALLRQALATALEHGKGVVHVLSGLTGLRAAMMAGTPTAEIGRLEAFSTKRACPVCATSYAELDPRLFSYNSKHGWCPDCVGTGVRLTSAQRKVFDDSVHDDDNKGRERTFAEPELEDVVDETCPTCHGTRLNATARAVLFGAGPALRPGVAITDIARLSVTDVRRWIEGLAAVGRMTQREKDIARDLLPEIKSRLEFLEEVGLGYLTLDRGAPTLSGGEAQRIRLAAQLGSNLQGVCYVLDEPTIGLHARDNQILLNALHKLGDKGNTLVVVEHDEDTIRRADHIIDIGPSAGKRGGRLVAEGSVADIEAAADSQTGRYLRHAMEHPLHPRRAVDVPESLRWLTVQGANLHNLQDVNVAIPLQRLVAITGVSGSGKSTLARDVLLTNVQAAVAQRATRAGREASDAGKHPVWIGCSGVGGFESVDRVLEVDQTPIGKTPRSCPATYIGFWDTIRKLFAETLEARARGYAANRFSFNTGEGRCAGCEGQGIRTIAMSFLPDVKVLCETCHGARFNPETLAVTWRGKSIGDVLQMEVDEAVDFFAAMPNISHPLQLLKDVGLGYLTLGQPSPTLSGGETQRIKLVTELSKVRDDITRRGQKAPHTLYVLDEPTVGLHMADVEKLIHVLHRLVGGGHSVLVIEHDLDVIAEADWIIDLGPEGGDAGGRIVAAAPPQEVVRLGTHTGVALAPVLRPQRESYQQNRHEALMK; encoded by the coding sequence ATGCCCCAAGGTCTCATCCGCATTCGCGGCGCGCGCCAGCACAACCTCAAAAACCTTGACCTCGACATCCGCACCGGCGAGCTGACGGTGGTGACCGGGCCGAGCGGCTCGGGCAAATCCAGCCTGGTGTTCGACACGCTGTACGCCGAAGGCCAGCGCCGTTACGTGGAAACCTTCTCCGCGTACGCGCGGCAGTTTCTGGACCGCATGGACAAGCCCGCGGTGGACAAGGTGGAGGGCGTGCCGCCGGCGATCGCCATCGACCAGACCAACCCGGTGCGCTCCTCGCGCTCCACGGTCGGCACCATGACCGAGCTCAACGACCATCTCAAGCTGCTGTTCGCGCGCGCCGCGCAGCTGTTCGACCGCGCCACGGCGTTGCCAGTGCGGCACGATTCGCCCGAGACCATCTACGCACAGATCCTGGAGCGCGTGGCGGCCTTCGCCGTGGATCCGCGTCTGGTGTTCACCTTCCCGGTAGAACTGCCCGCCAACACCAGCCCCGAGGAAATCGAACAATGGCTGTCGGCCAGCGGCTTCACCAAGGTGCAGGCCGAGCGGGTCGTGGGGGCTCGTAAGGTGCTCGACGTGGTGGCCGACCGCTTTCGCATCGGCAGCACCGAAAAGGCCCGCGTCGTCGAAGCCATCGAGGTGGCGCTCAAGCGCGGCAGCGGGCGGCTCAATGTGTATGTCGTGGGCTCTGACCTCCTGTCCCCTGCCGCGTCCGGGGAAATGTGGCGCTTCTCGACCGGCCTGCACTGTCCCGAAAGCGACCTGCGCTACACCGACCCGATCCCGTCGATGTTCTCGTTCAACTCACCGGTCGGAGCCTGCGAAACCTGCCGCGGCTTTGGCCGCGTGATCGGGGTCGACTATGGCCTGGTCATCCCCAACGACAAGCTCACGCTGCGCGCCGGTGCCATCAAGCCGATGCAGACGCCGGCCTGGCAGGAATGCCAGGACGACCTGATGCGCCACGCCGAGGCGGCCGGCATTCCGCGCGACACACCGTACGCCAGGCTCACGCCCGAGCACCAGCACTGGGTCATCAACGGCTCGCCGAACTGGAACGGCAAATGGAACCAGCACTGGTTCGGCGTCAAACGCTTTTTCGAATACCTCGAAACCAAGTCGTACAAGATGCACATTCGCGTGCTGCTGTCCAAGTACCGCAGCTACACGCGCTGCGACACCTGCGGTGGCGCTCGCCTCAAGCTGGAGAGCCTGCTGTGGCGCATCGGCAGCAAGCTTGACGCCGATGCGGTGCTGGAACCGTCCAGGCGTTTCATGCCGCAAGGCGTGGCCTGGTCGCGCGCGCAGCTCGAAGCGCTGCCCGGACTGTGCCTGCACGATTTGATGCTGCTGCCGATCGACCGGTTGCGGCGCTTTTTCGACCGCATGACGCTCGACCCTTCCAGTCATGCCAGCGCGGGTGATACCCAGGCGCTCAAGCTGCTGTATGAAGAAATCACCACGCGCCTCAAGTACCTCTGCGATGTCGGCATTGGCTATCTGACGCTGGACCGGCAGAGCCGCACGCTGTCGGGCGGCGAGGTGCAGCGCATCAACCTGACGACCGCGCTGGGCACCTCGCTGGTCAACACGCTGTTTGTGCTGGACGAGCCCAGCATCGGCCTGCACCCGCGCGACATGCACCGCATCATCGAGGCCATGCAGCGGCTGCGCGATGCCGGCAACACGCTGGTGGTGGTGGAGCACGACCCGGCCGTGATGCTGGCGGCCGACCGCATGATCGACATGGGCCCGGGCCCGGGCGAGCGCGGCGGCCAGATCGTGTTCGATGGCACCACCGAAGAACTCCGGCACGCCGACACCCTGACCGGCGCCTACCTGGGCGGGCGCAAGCAGGTCGGCATGGGCTTCAAGCGCATGGTGCTAGATGCCACGCCGCGCCTTATCCTGGAAGGCGCGCGCGAGCACAACCTGGACAACGTCAGCGTCGAGTTTCCGCTGCAGCGCCTGGTCTGTGTCACGGGCGTCAGCGGCTCGGGCAAGTCCACGCTGATCCAGGACGTGCTGGCGCCGGCCCTGTTGCGCCACTTTGGCAAATCGACCGAATCGGCAGGCCTGCACGACCGCCTGCTGGGCGCCGACCATCTGAGCGAGGTGGTGTTCGTCGACCAGTCGCCGATCGGCAAGACCGCGCGCTCCAACCCGGCCAGCTATGTGGGCGCCTGGGACACGGTGCGCGAGCTGTTTGCCAACGCGGCGCTGTCGCGCCAGCGCGGCTACACGGCCTCGAAGTTCAGCTTCAACAGCGGCGATGGCCGCTGCCCGACCTGCGGCGGCTCCGGCTTCGAGCACGTGGAGATGCAGTTCCTGTCCGACGTCTACCTGCGCTGCCCGGACTGCGACGGCAAGCGCTACCGGCCCGAGATTCTGGAGGTCACGATCGAGCGCCCTTCGACAGGCTCAGGACAGACCAGGAGCATGAATGTGGCCGACGTGCTGGACCTGACCGTCAGCGAAGCGGCGACTTTGTTTGCCACCGACCGCGACGTGATCCGCGCGCTGCAGCCGATTGTCGATGTGGGGCTCGAGTACGTGAAGCTGGGACAGCCGGTGCCGACGCTGTCGGGCGGCGAGGCGCAGCGCCTCAAGCTGGCCGGGTTCCTCGCAGAGGCCGCCAGGAGCGCCAGCGCCAGCCGGCAGCCTATGGCCCGGCGCGGCACGCTGTTCCTGTTCGACGAGCCGACCACCGGGCTGCATTTCGATGACATCGCCAAGCTCATGCGCGCGCTGCGCAAGCTGCTCGATGCGGGCCATTCGCTGGTTGTGATCGAGCACAACCTGGACGTGATCCGTGCCAGCGACTGGCTCATCGACATGGGGCCGGAAGGCGGCGACGCGGGCGGGCGCATCGTCGCCGTGGGAACACCCGAGGAGGTGCGCCTGCATCCCACCTCGCATACCGGCAAGGCGCTGCGCGATTACGAGCGCTCCCTCGGGCTCGGCGCGCACACGGCCGAAGAGGGCGTGCCGCTGCAGACCCTGGTGCGCGCGCGCCGCGCCCGCGTTGCCAGCGACGACGCGATCCAGATCGTCAACGCCCGCGAGCACAACCTCAAGAGCCTGTCGGTGAATATTCCGCGCGGCAAGTTCAGCGTGGTCACGGGGGTCAGCGGCTCGGGCAAGTCCACGCTGGCATTCGATATCCTGTTTAACGAAGGTCAGCGCCGCTACCTCGAATCGCTCAACGCCTATGCGCGCTCCATCGTGCAGCCCGCCGGCCGGCCCGAGGTGGATGCGGTGTACGGCATTCCGCCCACGGTGGCGATCGAGCAGCGCCTGTCGCGCGGCGGACGCAAGAGCACGGTCGGCACCACCACCGAGGTCTGGCACTTTTTGCGCCTGCTGTACGTCAAGCTCGGGGTGCAGCACTGCATTCACGATGGCGCCGCCGTGGCGCCGCAAACGCCCGACAGCATTGCCGCACAGCTGCTCACAAGCTTTCGCGGCCAGCACATCGGCCTGCTCGCGCCGCTGGTGCTGAACCGCAAGGGCGTCTACACCGAGCTGGCCGACTGGGCGCGCCCGCGCGGCTACACGCATCTGCGGGTCGATGGCAACTTTCTGCCCACCACCGGCTTTCCGCGCATCGACCGCTTCAAGGAACACACCATCGAACTGCCGGTTGCCAGCCTCGATGTGGCGCCCGAGAACGAGGCGCTGCTGCGCCAGGCGCTGGCCACGGCGCTGGAGCACGGCAAGGGCGTGGTGCATGTGCTGAGCGGTCTTACGGGGCTGCGCGCCGCCATGATGGCCGGCACGCCGACGGCCGAGATCGGCCGGCTGGAGGCTTTCTCCACCAAGCGCGCCTGCCCGGTCTGCGCGACCTCCTACGCGGAGCTCGATCCGCGTCTTTTCTCCTACAACAGCAAGCATGGCTGGTGCCCCGACTGCGTTGGCACCGGCGTGCGGCTCACATCGGCGCAACGCAAGGTGTTCGACGACTCGGTGCATGACGACGACAACAAGGGGCGCGAACGCACCTTCGCCGAGCCCGAGCTGGAGGACGTGGTGGACGAGACCTGTCCGACCTGCCACGGCACGCGCCTGAACGCCACGGCGCGCGCCGTGCTGTTCGGAGCGGGGCCGGCCCTTCGCCCCGGCGTTGCCATCACCGACATCGCCCGCCTCTCGGTCACCGATGTGCGCCGCTGGATCGAGGGCCTGGCGGCGGTGGGGCGCATGACTCAGCGGGAGAAAGATATCGCGCGCGACCTGCTCCCCGAGATCAAAAGCCGCCTCGAATTCCTCGAAGAGGTGGGCCTGGGCTACCTCACGCTGGACCGCGGCGCGCCCACGCTCAGCGGCGGCGAGGCCCAGCGCATCCGGCTCGCGGCCCAGCTCGGCAGCAACCTGCAGGGCGTGTGCTATGTACTCGACGAGCCGACTATCGGTCTGCACGCGCGCGACAACCAGATCCTGCTGAACGCCCTGCACAAGCTCGGCGACAAGGGCAATACGCTGGTGGTGGTCGAGCACGACGAGGACACCATTCGCCGCGCCGACCACATCATCGACATCGGCCCGAGTGCTGGCAAGCGCGGTGGTCGGCTGGTGGCCGAAGGTTCGGTCGCCGACATCGAAGCGGCCGCCGATTCGCAAACCGGCCGCTACCTGCGCCACGCGATGGAACATCCGCTGCACCCCAGGCGCGCAGTCGATGTACCCGAATCTCTTCGTTGGCTCACTGTGCAAGGCGCCAACCTGCACAACCTGCAAGACGTCAACGTCGCCATCCCGCTGCAGCGCCTGGTCGCCATCACCGGCGTCAGCGGCTCGGGCAAGTCCACGCTGGCGCGCGACGTGCTGCTGACCAATGTACAGGCCGCCGTGGCCCAGCGCGCCACGCGGGCCGGGCGCGAGGCGAGCGACGCCGGCAAGCATCCAGTCTGGATCGGCTGCAGCGGCGTGGGCGGCTTTGAGTCGGTGGACCGCGTGCTCGAAGTGGACCAGACCCCCATCGGCAAGACCCCGCGCAGCTGCCCGGCCACCTACATCGGTTTCTGGGACACCATCCGCAAGCTGTTTGCCGAGACGCTGGAGGCGCGTGCACGCGGCTACGCGGCCAACCGCTTCAGCTTCAACACCGGCGAGGGCCGCTGCGCCGGCTGCGAAGGCCAGGGCATCCGCACCATCGCGATGAGCTTCCTGCCCGACGTCAAGGTGCTGTGCGAAACCTGCCACGGCGCGCGCTTCAACCCCGAGACGCTGGCGGTGACCTGGCGTGGCAAGAGCATTGGCGACGTGCTGCAGATGGAGGTGGACGAGGCGGTCGACTTCTTTGCCGCCATGCCCAACATCAGCCATCCGCTGCAACTGCTGAAAGACGTGGGCTTGGGTTACCTCACGCTCGGCCAGCCATCGCCCACACTCAGCGGCGGCGAGACCCAGCGCATCAAGCTGGTGACCGAACTCAGCAAGGTGCGCGACGACATCACGCGGCGCGGCCAGAAGGCGCCGCACACGCTGTACGTGCTGGACGAGCCCACCGTGGGCCTGCACATGGCCGACGTGGAAAAGCTCATCCATGTGCTGCACCGGCTGGTGGGCGGCGGCCATAGCGTGCTGGTGATCGAGCACGACCTCGACGTGATCGCCGAGGCCGACTGGATCATCGACCTGGGTCCCGAAGGTGGCGACGCGGGCGGCCGTATCGTCGCCGCGGCGCCACCGCAGGAGGTGGTGCGGCTCGGTACGCACACGGGCGTGGCGCTGGCGCCGGTGCTGCGCCCGCAGCGCGAGAGTTATCAACAAAATCGGCATGAGGCCCTTATGAAATAA